The following proteins come from a genomic window of Clupea harengus unplaced genomic scaffold, Ch_v2.0.2, whole genome shotgun sequence:
- the LOC122130484 gene encoding zinc finger protein 239-like produces MGSLKTHQSVHSGEKSYHCSQCGKTFSHMCNLKEHQKIHTGEKPYQCTTCGKGFRTSRELPIHQMTHTGEKPYQCSQCGKTFSAAGDLNRHHRIHTGEKPHQCSQCGKTFNHMSNLKDHLKIHTGEKPYHCSQCGKTFSRMGHLKTHQRVHSGEKSYHCFQCGKAFTQKGDLKKHQRIH; encoded by the coding sequence atgggtagtctcaagacacaccagagtgTCCATAGTGGAGAAAagtcatatcattgttctcagtgtggaaagacttttagtcacaTGTGTAATCTCAAggaacaccagaagatccatactggagaaaagccatatcagtgtactacatgtgggaagggtttcagGACTAGCAGAGAACTTCCCatccaccagatgacacatactggggaaaagccatatcagtgttctcagtgtggaaagaccttcaGTGCAGCAGGTGATCTCAATAGACACCATAGAATCCATACAGgtgaaaagccccatcagtgttctcagtgtggaaagacctttaatcATATGAGTAATCTCAAGGATCACctgaagatccatactggagaaaagccatatcattgttctcagtgtggaaagacttttagtagaatgggtcatctcaagacacaccagagggtcCATAGTGGAGAAAAGTCATAtcattgttttcagtgtggaaaggcctttactcAAAAGGgtgatctcaagaaacaccagagaatccac